The genome window ACCGCGGCCGCCCTGCTGGCCGGGATCCAGGGTGGGGTGCTGGTGATGCTGTCGACCGGCCGCATCGATCACCTCGAAGCGGCGCTCGACGTCGGGATCGAGAACCTGCGGGCGAGCGGGAACCGGTGAGCCCGGTTCCCGCTCCCGGGCGTCAGGCGTTCTTGATCGCGGAGATCTCGAACTCGAGGGTGACCTTGTCGCTCACCAGCACGCCACCGGTCTCGAGGGCGGCGTTCCAGGTGATGCCGTAGTCCTTGCGGCTGATCGTGGTGGAGCCCTCGAAGCCGATCCGGTCGTTGCCGAACGGGTCCTTCGCGGAGCCCTCGAACTCGAACGGGATGGTCACCGAACGGGTGACGTCCTTGATCGTCAGGTCGCCCGTGACCTCGAAGGAGGTCTCGCCGGTCTGCTTGATCTCGGTGGTGGTGAAGGTGATGGTCGGGTACTCGTCCATCGACAGGAAGTCGTTGCTCTTCAGGTGCCCGTCGCGGTCCGCGTTGCGGGTGTCGATGCTGTGCGCCTGGATGGTCACCTGGGCGGACGACTTCTCCGG of Amycolatopsis solani contains these proteins:
- a CDS encoding YceI family protein — its product is MTSATSYPQLTGEYTLDAAHSRIGFVARHAMVTKVRGSFNEFTGTATIDGDAPEKSSAQVTIQAHSIDTRNADRDGHLKSNDFLSMDEYPTITFTTTEIKQTGETSFEVTGDLTIKDVTRSVTIPFEFEGSAKDPFGNDRIGFEGSTTISRKDYGITWNAALETGGVLVSDKVTLEFEISAIKNA